The following coding sequences are from one Abditibacteriaceae bacterium window:
- a CDS encoding trypsin-like peptidase domain-containing protein, whose product MTFDSSPENQQPAANSPQSPTFPSSPQGENQQTTESPAIVSSDNWRAGLDAPSKTSPAETVPSVPVSTVEFDRTEPVAPAINTQRVEPPAQPLPPVAMPAPPMSSPAPHRFSSQPIGKADLPPAPPETVRTETVRVATLNPLAAMLGGGVLACACVALGALLGARGRESETSVPGTSGVNATSGGAIVSAVRSVGPSVMNVDTEFSRAGGSREFLPDPSMGTQPQRGKGTGVVIDTKRGLMLTNAHVVAGAKTIRVTTREGQEYPGKLLGSDRLTDIAVVVLSNKTLPQAKLAPIKDPRKDLAIGEWAIAIGNPFAQANTVTVGVVSAVGRAIPVPGGRDGQGFQLTDMIQTDAAINPGNSGGPLCNIRGEVIGINTAIIPFGTGLGFTIPINKAMSVADQLIKKGKVKHPFIGIRMLPISDGVQKDFGLPDKDGTFVQGVEPGSPAAKAGIKSGDVVRRVNGKAVKTADEVQRLVAGKKVGESLAFEILRNNSVKRTVKITIGDRPQ is encoded by the coding sequence ATGACGTTCGACTCTTCACCCGAAAACCAGCAACCCGCAGCCAACAGCCCACAGTCGCCGACATTTCCCTCGTCGCCGCAGGGCGAAAACCAGCAGACAACCGAATCGCCCGCGATTGTATCGAGCGATAACTGGCGCGCCGGTCTCGACGCGCCCTCAAAAACTTCTCCCGCTGAGACCGTGCCTTCTGTGCCGGTGAGTACGGTCGAATTCGACCGTACCGAACCTGTGGCGCCCGCAATAAATACGCAACGTGTCGAGCCACCGGCGCAACCGCTTCCACCTGTCGCGATGCCCGCGCCGCCGATGTCATCACCTGCGCCTCATCGGTTTTCGTCGCAGCCGATTGGGAAAGCCGATTTGCCACCGGCGCCACCTGAAACGGTGCGAACGGAAACTGTGCGCGTTGCGACCCTGAATCCACTCGCTGCGATGCTTGGCGGCGGTGTTCTCGCGTGTGCGTGTGTCGCGCTCGGTGCGCTTCTGGGCGCGCGGGGAAGAGAAAGCGAAACATCGGTGCCGGGAACATCAGGCGTCAACGCGACAAGCGGCGGCGCGATTGTTTCCGCCGTTCGCAGCGTCGGCCCGAGCGTGATGAACGTCGACACCGAATTCAGCCGCGCCGGTGGCAGCCGCGAATTTCTGCCCGACCCCTCGATGGGCACGCAGCCCCAGCGCGGCAAAGGAACTGGCGTCGTCATCGACACCAAGCGCGGCCTGATGCTGACCAACGCGCACGTCGTGGCGGGCGCGAAAACGATTCGGGTCACAACGCGCGAAGGGCAGGAGTATCCGGGCAAGCTGCTTGGAAGCGACCGGCTTACCGACATCGCGGTTGTGGTGTTAAGCAACAAAACTTTGCCTCAGGCGAAGCTCGCGCCAATCAAAGACCCGCGCAAAGATCTAGCAATCGGTGAATGGGCGATTGCTATCGGCAACCCATTCGCGCAGGCGAATACCGTGACGGTGGGCGTCGTTTCAGCGGTGGGCCGCGCGATTCCGGTTCCCGGCGGGCGCGACGGTCAGGGCTTTCAGCTTACTGACATGATTCAGACCGACGCCGCAATTAACCCCGGTAATTCGGGCGGCCCGCTGTGCAACATTCGCGGCGAAGTCATCGGCATCAACACGGCGATTATCCCGTTTGGCACGGGTCTTGGTTTCACGATTCCCATCAACAAAGCGATGAGCGTCGCCGACCAGCTGATTAAAAAAGGCAAGGTCAAACATCCGTTTATCGGCATTCGAATGCTGCCGATTTCCGACGGCGTGCAGAAAGATTTCGGCCTGCCCGATAAGGACGGCACTTTTGTTCAGGGCGTTGAGCCGGGGTCGCCTGCTGCGAAAGCCGGTATTAAAAGCGGCGATGTCGTTCGACGCGTCAATGGCAAAGCCGTCAAAACCGCCGACGAAGTGCAGCGACTGGTTGCGGGAAAGAAAGTCGGCGAATCGCTGGCGTTTGAAATCCTCCGCAACAATTCGGTCAAACGAACCGTAAAAATCACCATCGGCGACAGACCGCAATAA
- a CDS encoding cupin domain-containing protein: MSEVSTQSAPRVVRLDDVTPVRAFGDCVWPLLSSDDTAGELELMVDETPPGGGPPFHVHALEDEVFFVQSGRFEFTVGTQQIEAKAGDFLFAPRQVPHTFRVASDEPSRMHILTLPGNFGKFFARCADCFQGEPDFARISAIAGEHGISFLPPEAAADYKAPEEVLASKYVAANGGECFELGGNRVRFLLSAQESAGRCAVIELTTPAGGGAAPHTHSHEDELFIIQDGEYEFQIGDRTERASAGTVVFAPRPHAHGFRVVSETPGRMNVVFRPAGFEDFFRRCYEDMKDTGIDTARLAQIGAEMGITPVAA; this comes from the coding sequence ATGTCTGAAGTTTCTACCCAATCTGCACCACGCGTGGTGCGCCTCGACGACGTAACTCCGGTGCGCGCTTTTGGCGACTGCGTTTGGCCCCTTCTTTCTAGCGACGACACGGCTGGCGAACTGGAACTTATGGTCGATGAAACGCCGCCCGGTGGTGGCCCGCCGTTTCACGTTCACGCTCTCGAAGACGAAGTTTTCTTTGTGCAAAGCGGGCGCTTTGAGTTCACCGTTGGCACCCAACAGATAGAAGCCAAAGCCGGAGATTTTCTTTTTGCGCCGCGCCAGGTGCCGCACACGTTTCGAGTTGCCAGCGACGAGCCGAGCCGGATGCACATCCTGACGCTGCCCGGTAACTTTGGAAAGTTTTTCGCGCGCTGCGCTGATTGTTTTCAGGGCGAACCCGATTTTGCGCGTATCTCAGCTATCGCTGGCGAACATGGCATCTCATTCTTACCGCCGGAAGCCGCAGCCGATTATAAGGCACCCGAAGAAGTTCTCGCATCAAAGTATGTTGCTGCAAATGGCGGAGAATGCTTTGAATTAGGCGGCAATCGCGTGCGTTTTCTGCTGTCGGCGCAGGAAAGCGCCGGACGTTGCGCTGTTATCGAATTAACGACACCTGCGGGCGGTGGAGCTGCGCCTCATACGCATTCGCACGAAGACGAGTTATTCATCATCCAAGACGGCGAATATGAATTTCAAATCGGCGACCGCACCGAACGCGCTTCGGCGGGAACCGTTGTTTTCGCACCACGCCCGCACGCGCACGGCTTTCGCGTTGTCAGTGAAACGCCCGGACGCATGAATGTCGTGTTCCGCCCGGCTGGCTTTGAAGATTTCTTCCGGCGCTGCTACGAAGACATGAAAGACACCGGAATCGACACGGCGCGCCTCGCGCAAATCGGCGCCGAAATGGGCATTACTCCAGTCGCGGCATAA
- the nusB gene encoding transcription antitermination factor NusB → MGKRRNGREHAFRVLFQTDVGGLPLDEAIAGSRAESDAGEGVWEMAEQLARGAWEKRNELDAIITKYASGWTLERMANADRNLLRIALYEIIHCPEVPQNVAINEAVELAKRYSTADSAKFINGIIGSFLRERPSR, encoded by the coding sequence ATGGGTAAACGTAGAAACGGGCGCGAACACGCGTTCCGCGTATTGTTCCAAACCGACGTCGGTGGCCTTCCGCTCGACGAGGCGATTGCTGGTTCGCGCGCCGAAAGCGACGCAGGCGAAGGCGTCTGGGAAATGGCCGAGCAACTCGCGCGCGGTGCGTGGGAAAAGCGCAACGAACTCGATGCGATTATCACCAAATACGCTTCGGGCTGGACGCTCGAACGCATGGCGAACGCCGACCGCAATTTATTACGCATTGCGCTCTACGAAATTATTCATTGCCCCGAAGTGCCGCAAAACGTAGCGATTAACGAAGCCGTTGAACTGGCCAAACGCTACTCCACCGCCGATTCCGCCAAATTCATCAATGGAATCATTGGCAGTTTTCTCCGCGAGCGTCCGTCCAGGTAA
- the accC gene encoding acetyl-CoA carboxylase biotin carboxylase subunit, with protein MFSKVLVANRGEIAVRVIRACREMGIATVAVYSQADADAAHVRLADQAVCIGPGPAKESYLNIANIVSAATITGAEAIHPGYGFLAENSSFAEICEQVKIKFIGPPPSVIDAMGNKASARKQMMLANVPIIPGTPEAIKDEKEALDAAREIGLPVIIKASAGGGGKGMRVVLDEEDLQHALSTARAEAEAAFGNGEVYIEKYLIEPRHVEVQILADEHGNVVHLGERDCSVQTARHQKMLEESPCAFIPDETRKALGESAVRGAKAVGYQNAGTIEFLVSATGEFYFMEMNTRIQVEHPVTEMVTGIDLIKEQLRIASGEKLGYSQKDVKLTGHCIECRITAEDPSKNFSPASGTINYFDPPGGLGVRVDSHIRGGYTVPPYYDSLLAKILVHAATRDEAIARMERALGETRLDGIATTLPFQLQILANEYFRRGELATDFLQKRMLNDEE; from the coding sequence ATGTTTTCAAAAGTTCTTGTTGCTAATCGTGGTGAAATTGCGGTGCGTGTGATTCGCGCCTGCCGTGAAATGGGCATTGCGACCGTTGCTGTGTATTCGCAGGCCGACGCCGATGCCGCGCACGTTCGTTTGGCCGATCAGGCCGTTTGCATCGGGCCGGGGCCAGCCAAAGAAAGCTACCTCAATATCGCCAACATCGTGTCGGCGGCGACCATTACCGGCGCGGAAGCAATTCACCCGGGCTACGGATTTCTCGCCGAGAACTCTTCGTTCGCCGAAATCTGCGAGCAGGTAAAAATTAAATTTATCGGCCCGCCGCCTTCGGTCATCGACGCGATGGGGAACAAAGCCTCCGCGCGCAAGCAAATGATGCTCGCGAATGTGCCGATTATTCCCGGCACGCCCGAAGCCATCAAAGACGAAAAAGAAGCGCTCGACGCCGCGCGCGAAATCGGTTTGCCCGTCATTATCAAAGCGTCGGCGGGCGGCGGCGGCAAAGGTATGCGCGTCGTTCTCGATGAGGAAGACTTGCAGCACGCACTCTCGACGGCGCGTGCTGAAGCCGAGGCTGCCTTTGGCAATGGCGAGGTTTACATCGAGAAATATCTCATCGAACCGCGCCACGTTGAAGTGCAGATTCTAGCCGACGAGCACGGCAACGTCGTTCATCTGGGCGAGCGCGATTGCTCGGTGCAAACCGCGCGTCACCAGAAAATGCTCGAAGAATCGCCGTGCGCGTTCATTCCCGACGAGACACGCAAAGCGCTCGGCGAATCGGCGGTGCGCGGCGCGAAAGCGGTCGGCTACCAGAACGCCGGAACCATCGAATTTCTGGTGTCGGCGACCGGCGAGTTCTATTTCATGGAAATGAACACGCGCATTCAGGTTGAACATCCCGTGACGGAAATGGTGACGGGCATCGACTTGATTAAAGAGCAGCTTCGCATCGCATCGGGCGAAAAGCTCGGCTACTCACAGAAAGACGTGAAGTTGACCGGCCATTGCATCGAATGCCGCATTACGGCGGAAGACCCATCGAAAAACTTTTCGCCGGCTTCAGGCACCATCAATTATTTCGACCCGCCAGGCGGATTGGGCGTGCGCGTCGATTCGCATATTCGCGGCGGCTACACCGTTCCGCCGTACTACGACTCGCTGCTGGCAAAAATCCTCGTTCACGCCGCGACGCGCGACGAAGCGATTGCCCGCATGGAACGTGCTCTGGGCGAAACACGGCTCGATGGCATCGCCACAACACTACCGTTTCAATTACAGATTCTGGCTAACGAATACTTCCGCAGAGGCGAACTCGCCACCGACTTCCTCCAGAAACGAATGCTCAACGACGAAGAATAA
- a CDS encoding acetyl-CoA carboxylase biotin carboxyl carrier protein subunit: protein MQLLSSDVRDAARILAENNLGEIVIESLNEAAPFRLRLVRESAAPRRSAAPAPIDSPSAPVQSTVSTSAIEVHATAVGLFREGKTPVVEGAIVSRKQVLGSVESLKTPNDIFAPADGRISAVHAAEGQGVEYGQLLFTIEPAS, encoded by the coding sequence ATGCAGCTCCTTTCTTCGGATGTGCGCGATGCCGCCCGCATTTTGGCCGAAAACAATTTGGGTGAAATCGTGATTGAAAGCCTCAACGAGGCCGCGCCGTTTCGCCTGCGACTGGTGCGCGAAAGCGCCGCACCGCGCCGCAGCGCCGCTCCCGCGCCTATCGATTCTCCCTCTGCTCCTGTGCAATCGACGGTTTCCACTTCGGCAATCGAGGTTCACGCGACGGCGGTCGGATTGTTCCGCGAAGGCAAAACGCCGGTCGTTGAAGGCGCTATCGTCTCGCGCAAGCAAGTGCTGGGTAGCGTCGAAAGTCTCAAAACGCCCAACGACATTTTTGCGCCCGCCGATGGGCGCATTTCCGCTGTTCACGCCGCCGAAGGTCAGGGCGTCGAATACGGCCAACTTTTGTTCACCATCGAACCGGCATCATGA